A region from the Onychomys torridus chromosome 22, mOncTor1.1, whole genome shotgun sequence genome encodes:
- the Ttyh3 gene encoding protein tweety homolog 3: MAGVSYAAPWWVSLLHRLPHFDLRWEATSSQFRPEDTDYQQALLLLGAAALACLALDLLFLLFYSFWLCCRRRKTDEHLEADCCCTAWCVIIATLVCSAGIAVGFYGNGETSDGVHRFTYSLRHANRTVAGVQDRVWDTAAALNRTAEPNLQSLERQLAGRQEPLRAVQRLQSLLGTLLGYTAAIPFWRNPGVSLEVLAEQVDLYDWYRWLGYLGLLLLDVIICLLVLVGLIRSSKGILVGVCLLGVLALVISWGALGLELAVSVGSSDFCVDPDTFVTKMVEEYSVLSGDILQYYLACSPRATNPFQQKLSGSHKALVEMQDVVAELLRSVPREHPAAKVRGCGQGWLMET; the protein is encoded by the exons ATGGCCGGGGTCAGCTACGCGGCGCCCTGGTGGGTGAGCCTCCTGCACCGGCTGCCGCACTTCGACCTGCGGTGGGAGGCCACCAGCAGCCAGTTCCGGCCCGAGGACACCGACTATCAGCAG gcgctgctgctgctgggggccGCCGCCCTGGCCTGCCTGGCCCTAGACCTCCTTTTCCTGCTCTTCTATTCCTTCTGGCTGTGCTGCCGGCGGCGGAAGACCGATGAACACCTGGAAGCGGACTGCTGCTGCACCGCCTGGTGCGTCATCATAGCCACGTTGGTCTGCAG cGCGGGCATCGCAGTGGGATTCTACGGCAACGGGGAGACCAGCGATGGCGTTCATCGATTCACCTACTCACTCCGCCATGCCAACCGCACAGTGGCAGGGGTCCAGGACCGC GTGTGGGACACGGCTGCGGCCCTGAACCGCACAGCGGAACCCAACCTACAGAGCCTGGAGCGGCAGCTGGCCGGGCGACAGGAGCCACTGAGGGCTGTGCAGCGGCTGCAGAGCCTGCTGGGGACACTGTTGGGCTACACTGCCGCCATCCCCTTTTGGAGGAACCCTGGTGTATCACTGGAGGTGCTGGCTGAACAGGTGGACCTCTATGACTGGTACAG GTGGCTGGGGTACCTGGGCCTGCTGTTGCTTGATGTCATCATCTGCCTCCTCGTGCTGGTGGGCCTCATCCGAAGCTCTAAGGGTATCTTGGTTGG GGTCTGCTTGctgggtgtcttggccctggtcATCAGCTGGGGTGCATTGGGCTTGGAGCTGGCCGTGTCTGTG GGCTCCAGCGACTTCTGCGTCGACCCTGACACCTTTGTGACCAAGATGGTGGAAGAGTACTCAGTACTGAGTGGGG ACATTTTGCAATACTACTTGGCTTGCTCGCCCCGTGCCACCAACCCTTTCCAGCAG AAACTGTCGGGCAGCCACAAGGCTCTGGTGGAAATGCAGGACGTCGTGGCCGAGCTGCTGAGGAGTGTCCCGAGGGAGCACCCAGCCGCCAAGGTGAGGGGCTGTGGGCAAGGGTGGCTGATGGAAACCTGA
- the Lfng gene encoding beta-1,3-N-acetylglucosaminyltransferase lunatic fringe, with the protein MLQRCGRRLLLGLAGALLACLLVLTADPPPNPVPAERGRRALRSLAGSAGAALGPGSRAAAEPGALAREVHSLSEYFSLLTRARRDADPPPGVVSRPADGHSRPPAEVLSPRDVFIAVKTTRKFHRARLDLLFETWISRHKEMTFIFTDGEDEVLAKLTGNVVLTNCSAAHSRQALSCKMAVEYDHFIESGKKWFCHVDDDNYVNLRALLRLLASYPHTQDVYIGKPSLDRPIQATERISEHKVRPVHFWFATGGAGFCISRGLALKMGPWASGGHFMSTAERIRLPDDCTIGYIVEALLGVPLIRSGLFHSHLENLQQVPTTELHEQVTLSYGTFENKRNAVHIKGPFPVEADPSRFRSIHCHLYPDTPWCPHTTIF; encoded by the exons ATGCTCCAGCGCTGCGGCCGGCGCCTGCTGCTGGGGTTGGCGGGCGCGCTGCTGGCTTGCCTCCTGGTACTCACGGCCGACCCACCGCCGAATCCAGTACCAGCCGAGCGTGGACGGCGCGCGCTGCGCAGCCTGGCGGGCTCCGCTGGGGCGGCTCTGGGTCCTGGGTCCAGGGCTGCTGCGGAGCCCGGAGCCCTCGCCCGCGAGGTGCACAGCCTCTCCGAATACTTCAGTCTACTCACCCGCGCGCGCAGAGACGCGGATCCACCGCCCGGGGTCGTTTCCCGACCGGCCGACGGCCACTCGCGTCCCCCGGCCGAGGTCCTGTCTCCCCGTGACGTCTTCATCGCGGTCAAGACCACCAGAAAGTTTCACCGCGCGCGTCTCGACCTGTTGTTCGAGACCTGGATCTCGCGCCACAAGGAGATG ACATTCATCTTCACCGATGGGGAGGACGAAGTTCTGGCCAAGCTCACAG GCAATGTGGTACTCACAAACTGCTCTGCGGCCCATAGCCGCCAGGCTCTGTCCTGCAAGATGGCTGTGGAGTATGACCATTTCATTGAGTCAGGAAAGAA GTGGTTCTGCCACGTGGATGATGACAATTACGTCAACCTCAGGGCGCTGCTGCGGCTGCTGGCCAGCTATCCCCACACCCAAGACGTGTACATTGGCAAACCCAGTCTGGACCGGCCCATCCAGGCCACAGAACGGATCAGCGAGCACAAAGTG CGGCCTGTTCACTTTTGGTTTGCCACTGGAGGAGCTGGCTTCTGTATCAGCCGAGGGCTAGCCCTAAAGATGGGCCCATGGGCTAG CGGGGGACACTTCATGAGCACAGCTGAGCGCATACGGCTCCCCGATGACTGCACCATTGGCTATATTGTGGAAGCCCTGTTGGGGGTGCCCCTCATACGGAGTGGCCTCTTTCATTCCCACCTGGAGAATCTGCAGCAGGTGCCCACCACCGAGCTCCATGAGCAG GTGACCCTGAGCTATGGCACGTTTGAAAACAAGCGAAATGCAGTGCATATCAAGGGACCCTTCCCAGTGGAGGCTGACCCATCCAG GTTCCGCTCTATCCATTGCCACCTGTACCCGGACACACCCTGGTGTCCCCACACCACCATCTTCTAG